A section of the Shimia isoporae genome encodes:
- a CDS encoding multicopper oxidase family protein → MFSINRRDMILGSFALAGLPRMALADADGFIDIGAFETQVQLVEGNYPKTTVWGFNDSVPGPMLGGKQGERMRVRLINGLSEDTAVHWHGMRVQNAMDGVPGMTMDPVPPQGSFEYDIALKDAGTYWYHSHNRSLEQVSKGLYGVVVVEETAPPDVDHDLVVVLDDWRLSPEAQITDDFGNMHDLSHGGRLGNYIHAVVEPMPARLQANQRLRLRFVNTATDRIMPMVLRGVEGWVVARDGMPLAVPETIGPLTLGPAERVDVIVDVTAGAGGEVLLAFREGDQGYVLTQFPVLAGTRAPRDAVVALPPNPISQIASIEGARTVPVMMGGGAMGGLRSATFEGEEMEMRALVERGQVWALNGVAGLPAEPLFQAARGETIVLKMRNDTAFPHAMHVHGMHFQEVLPDGRFGPHKDTVLLMRGEERAFAFIADNPGKWLVHCHMLSHQTAGMKTWFTVS, encoded by the coding sequence ATGTTTTCGATCAATCGACGCGACATGATTTTAGGTAGCTTTGCGCTTGCCGGACTACCGCGTATGGCTCTCGCCGATGCGGACGGATTCATCGACATTGGCGCTTTTGAAACGCAGGTTCAGCTTGTCGAGGGCAACTATCCTAAAACGACCGTCTGGGGGTTCAATGACTCTGTGCCAGGGCCAATGCTCGGAGGCAAACAGGGCGAACGTATGCGTGTGCGTCTAATCAATGGACTGTCCGAGGACACGGCAGTGCACTGGCATGGAATGCGGGTCCAAAACGCGATGGATGGGGTGCCCGGCATGACAATGGACCCCGTGCCACCACAAGGTAGTTTTGAATATGACATCGCCCTGAAAGATGCTGGAACCTATTGGTACCACAGTCACAACCGCTCGCTAGAGCAGGTATCCAAGGGGCTTTATGGCGTTGTGGTTGTCGAGGAGACCGCACCGCCGGACGTGGACCATGATCTCGTGGTTGTGCTGGATGACTGGCGACTTTCGCCGGAGGCACAGATTACAGATGATTTCGGGAATATGCATGATCTGAGCCACGGGGGGCGGCTTGGCAATTATATTCATGCGGTTGTTGAACCCATGCCTGCCAGACTTCAGGCAAACCAGCGTCTGAGACTTCGGTTTGTGAACACCGCGACCGATCGGATTATGCCGATGGTTCTAAGAGGCGTTGAAGGGTGGGTTGTGGCTCGCGACGGTATGCCCCTGGCCGTTCCGGAAACCATCGGTCCACTCACGCTTGGGCCTGCAGAACGTGTGGACGTCATCGTGGATGTGACCGCTGGCGCTGGCGGCGAGGTCCTTTTGGCTTTCCGGGAAGGTGACCAAGGCTATGTCTTGACGCAGTTCCCTGTGCTTGCCGGCACACGCGCGCCCCGAGATGCGGTTGTCGCATTGCCACCAAACCCAATTTCGCAAATCGCCTCAATTGAGGGAGCCCGAACGGTTCCGGTGATGATGGGAGGCGGCGCCATGGGAGGGTTGCGTAGTGCGACCTTTGAGGGTGAAGAAATGGAGATGCGAGCGCTCGTGGAAAGGGGGCAGGTTTGGGCCCTGAATGGCGTTGCAGGCTTGCCGGCCGAGCCATTGTTTCAAGCGGCCCGAGGTGAGACGATTGTGCTGAAAATGCGCAATGACACCGCTTTTCCCCATGCAATGCATGTGCACGGAATGCATTTTCAGGAAGTTTTGCCGGACGGCAGATTTGGACCACACAAAGACACTGTGCTGTTGATGCGAGGCGAAGAAAGAGCCTTTGCATTTATCGCAGATAACCCAGGTAAGTGGTTGGTCCATTGCCACATGCTGTCGCATCAAACCGCCGGCATGAAAACCTGGTTCACCGTCAGCTGA
- a CDS encoding GlxA family transcriptional regulator yields MPMTERFAILLVPEFTHIAFSCAIEPLRIANLISGETLYEWVLASKDGTRETCSNGTVSLVDYSFRDLPKCGRLFALSGINMHNHVDGDLLAALRKGRAQGAKVGALCSAAYILAKGGMLDGMRAAIHWDFHDSFLEDFPDVNLVSSVFVADEPIITASGGTATADLMLHLIGETHGSELATAVADQMVYNAVREGTAEQRVSLQSRHGMRNPHLVKAIQIMNDSIERPRSPSLIADEIGISTRQLERIFGRYLNCSPKKYLMDLRLNRARNLLVQTDQSVTEIALACGFESPGHFARVYRGKFGITPTAQQSKIS; encoded by the coding sequence ATGCCTATGACCGAACGATTTGCCATACTTTTGGTACCAGAATTCACGCACATCGCCTTTTCCTGCGCGATTGAACCATTGCGCATTGCCAACCTGATCTCGGGTGAAACGCTTTATGAATGGGTTTTGGCCAGCAAGGATGGTACCCGCGAGACCTGCTCAAACGGTACCGTCTCGCTGGTCGACTACAGCTTCAGGGATCTGCCGAAGTGCGGCCGGCTTTTTGCTCTTTCCGGAATTAACATGCACAACCATGTGGACGGCGATTTACTCGCGGCGCTGCGCAAAGGGCGGGCCCAAGGCGCCAAAGTCGGCGCGCTCTGTTCGGCGGCTTACATTCTTGCAAAAGGCGGAATGCTTGACGGTATGCGGGCAGCAATCCACTGGGATTTTCATGACAGCTTTCTCGAGGACTTCCCGGACGTGAACCTTGTTAGCAGCGTATTTGTTGCTGACGAGCCAATAATAACAGCATCCGGCGGCACTGCGACAGCGGATCTTATGCTGCATTTGATCGGTGAAACTCATGGCTCGGAACTTGCAACTGCGGTCGCAGACCAAATGGTCTACAACGCCGTACGCGAAGGCACTGCCGAGCAACGCGTGTCGCTTCAAAGTCGCCACGGCATGCGAAATCCACACCTCGTCAAGGCGATTCAAATCATGAACGACAGTATTGAACGTCCACGGTCACCGTCCCTGATCGCAGATGAAATTGGCATCTCTACGCGCCAACTTGAGCGGATTTTCGGACGGTACCTGAATTGCTCGCCGAAGAAATACCTGATGGATCTGCGCCTGAATCGTGCCCGCAATCTCTTGGTGCAAACCGACCAGTCCGTCACCGAAATCGCGCTCGCTTGCGGCTTTGAAAGCCCCGGGCATTTTGCGCGCGTTTATCGCGGAAAATTCGGAATCACACCCACAGCACAACAAAGCAAGATCAGCTGA
- a CDS encoding dihydrodipicolinate synthase family protein — protein sequence MTPIFKFEGIYTPVVTPYHHDGTVNFDTLSNVIEHLISRGVHGLISGGSTGENYAQTVAERVEIATFTADQIKGRVPLVMGTGAMLTDDSKSLAVAGREMGADAILLASPPYAVPTDRENALNALAIDKAANLPVMLYNYPHRTGTLMGEEFLDRVGRSRNFCGIKESSGDINRVHLLARDYPHIQLGCGMDDQALEFFAWGAPFWVCGGSNFLPDEHIALYQACIVERNFEKGRRIMSAMMPLMRVLEQGGKFIQTIKYGVTLNGMDTGPVRAPLKGLNKDDKRALEQVVRVLKTTIANIQAEG from the coding sequence ATGACACCAATTTTCAAATTTGAAGGCATCTACACACCCGTGGTGACGCCTTACCACCATGATGGCACTGTGAATTTCGATACCTTGTCCAATGTCATCGAACACCTGATTTCGCGTGGAGTACACGGATTGATCTCGGGCGGATCGACTGGTGAAAACTATGCCCAGACGGTTGCAGAGCGCGTTGAGATCGCGACATTTACTGCGGATCAGATAAAGGGCCGTGTGCCGCTTGTTATGGGCACGGGCGCGATGCTCACGGATGATTCCAAATCGCTGGCTGTCGCGGGACGTGAGATGGGCGCAGACGCCATACTACTTGCTAGCCCGCCTTATGCCGTTCCGACGGATCGCGAAAATGCGCTGAACGCGCTCGCAATTGATAAGGCCGCCAATCTTCCTGTGATGCTGTACAATTACCCGCATCGAACCGGCACGTTGATGGGAGAAGAGTTCCTTGATCGGGTCGGTCGTAGCCGGAATTTCTGCGGAATCAAGGAAAGTTCTGGCGATATCAACCGCGTGCATCTTCTGGCGAGGGACTATCCGCATATCCAACTGGGATGCGGCATGGACGATCAGGCGCTGGAATTTTTTGCGTGGGGCGCACCATTCTGGGTGTGTGGCGGATCAAACTTCCTGCCGGACGAACACATCGCGCTGTATCAGGCCTGTATTGTCGAAAGGAACTTCGAGAAAGGGCGCAGGATCATGAGTGCGATGATGCCCTTGATGAGGGTGCTCGAGCAGGGGGGGAAGTTCATCCAGACGATTAAGTACGGTGTGACTCTCAACGGGATGGATACCGGCCCTGTTCGGGCGCCGCTGAAAGGGCTGAACAAGGACGATAAACGCGCACTGGAACAGGTTGTCCGAGTGCTGAAAACCACGATTGCAAATATTCAGGCGGAGGGCTGA
- a CDS encoding sensor histidine kinase, whose translation MSEPAAKVVTRARSVRIRLLAIALLPTLVIMPVFFMVTAVNWGGRFDNLLIAKVNGELTIADQFLSQLLEKSDLQVRAVAESAEFVLWAESDQDGPLAKILEAKRRALGLDFLYYMNGDGEVLSSPRFSETGNLAQWPVVSQALSGVSASHIDIFSQSDLAGITAELAERARIRLVPTEAAVPTNRSEETRGMVVHTATPVNVGRGGALVGGVLLNRNLEFIDTINDLVYPSASLTEGSVGTATLFLDDVRVSTNVRLFENERALGTRVSAIVRETVLEKGEVWLDRAFVVNDWYISAYEPLTDSYGDRVGMLYVGFLDQPFRDAKFSTILTFAVAFAVIVLLSVPIFLRWARQIFEPLERMLRTITRVERGDLGARTGVGNTGDEIGRVAAQMDELLEQIQERDRELTRRVAARTKDLEIANQQLEATTRQLVVSEKLAAVGEIAAGIAHEVNNPIQVIQGNLDVMRVELGGDADRVGTELRLIDEQVHSIFLIVNKLLQFTRPDEYAEGMEHHRPSDVMADTIPLVQHLLNKAEIALVINTPSQKAVAINRTELQQVFINLIVNAIHAMPEGGTLTLSVLDADDGIAIAVQDTGVGMSPNVLARIFDPFFTTKKGEGTGLGLSITRKLVELYGGSIEAESEAGTGTIFRVSFPEAGDV comes from the coding sequence ATGAGTGAGCCAGCGGCCAAGGTGGTGACCCGCGCGCGGTCAGTGCGCATACGCCTTTTGGCGATCGCGCTATTGCCAACGCTCGTGATCATGCCGGTATTTTTCATGGTGACGGCCGTCAACTGGGGCGGTCGTTTTGACAACTTGCTGATTGCCAAGGTGAATGGAGAACTGACAATTGCGGATCAGTTCCTGTCTCAACTTCTGGAAAAGAGTGATCTTCAGGTTCGGGCAGTTGCCGAGTCTGCAGAGTTCGTTCTATGGGCGGAAAGTGATCAGGACGGTCCATTGGCAAAAATCCTCGAAGCCAAGCGACGCGCGCTTGGACTTGATTTTCTCTACTACATGAATGGCGATGGAGAGGTTTTGTCGTCGCCGCGGTTTTCCGAAACCGGAAACTTGGCGCAATGGCCTGTTGTGAGCCAAGCTCTGTCAGGGGTGTCGGCAAGCCATATCGACATTTTTTCGCAGTCTGACTTGGCTGGAATTACGGCTGAACTAGCGGAAAGGGCGCGTATTAGACTTGTGCCGACCGAAGCGGCAGTTCCTACGAACCGCAGTGAAGAAACCCGAGGCATGGTGGTGCACACGGCGACCCCTGTGAACGTCGGACGCGGGGGGGCATTGGTTGGCGGTGTTTTGCTGAACCGAAACCTCGAATTCATCGATACGATCAACGATCTGGTGTATCCCAGCGCGAGCCTCACAGAAGGGTCGGTGGGCACGGCGACCTTGTTCCTTGACGATGTCCGCGTTTCAACCAACGTGCGCTTGTTTGAAAACGAGCGTGCGCTCGGGACGCGCGTCTCGGCGATTGTGCGTGAAACAGTGCTGGAGAAAGGAGAGGTTTGGCTGGACCGCGCGTTTGTGGTGAATGACTGGTACATCTCAGCTTATGAGCCTTTGACAGACAGCTATGGAGATCGGGTCGGCATGCTGTATGTCGGATTTCTGGATCAACCGTTTCGGGACGCAAAATTTTCAACAATTCTGACGTTTGCAGTGGCGTTCGCTGTGATTGTCTTGTTGTCGGTTCCAATTTTTTTGCGCTGGGCGCGTCAGATTTTTGAACCCCTCGAGCGAATGTTGCGGACGATCACACGAGTCGAACGCGGCGATCTCGGTGCGCGAACCGGGGTGGGAAATACCGGTGACGAAATCGGCCGCGTTGCGGCACAAATGGACGAACTTCTGGAACAGATCCAGGAGCGGGACCGGGAACTGACGCGGCGTGTGGCAGCGCGCACCAAAGATCTGGAAATCGCCAATCAGCAATTGGAAGCGACGACACGCCAGCTAGTTGTTTCAGAGAAACTGGCTGCGGTTGGCGAAATTGCGGCCGGTATTGCGCACGAGGTCAATAACCCAATTCAGGTGATTCAAGGCAATCTTGACGTGATGCGGGTTGAGTTGGGCGGTGATGCGGATCGGGTTGGTACCGAACTCCGATTGATCGACGAACAGGTTCACTCCATTTTTCTCATCGTGAACAAATTGCTGCAATTCACGCGACCCGATGAATATGCAGAAGGTATGGAGCACCACCGCCCTTCAGATGTGATGGCCGACACGATTCCACTGGTGCAGCACCTGTTGAACAAGGCCGAGATAGCACTTGTGATAAACACGCCAAGCCAGAAAGCTGTCGCGATTAATCGCACCGAGTTGCAGCAGGTGTTCATCAATCTGATCGTCAATGCGATCCATGCAATGCCGGAAGGCGGGACCTTGACCTTGTCGGTGCTGGATGCGGACGATGGAATAGCGATCGCGGTTCAGGATACTGGTGTTGGAATGTCGCCCAATGTTCTGGCGCGTATTTTTGACCCTTTCTTCACAACCAAGAAAGGCGAAGGGACAGGGTTGGGACTATCTATCACACGTAAGTTGGTTGAGCTTTATGGCGGCAGCATAGAAGCTGAAAGTGAAGCCGGAACCGGCACAATTTTCCGAGTCAGTTTTCCGGAAGCCGGCGACGTTTGA
- a CDS encoding NAD(P)/FAD-dependent oxidoreductase, which produces MTRYVARHTPVQRGVAAWNAILGPQKSSHPLDRNITADFCIVGAGFAGLSAARRLRQLAPTARIVVLDAGRIADGAAGRNSGFMIDLPHDLASEDYAGAGDDGLVTALNRRAISFGADAVTEYGIQADYFDCVGKVNGAASAAGHGHNVSYAAHLKSLNEPHEMLDARQMAEMTGSHHYVSGLFTPGTVMLQPAGYIRGLARGLCEQGVEVYENSAVSAFEKQGSDWIVHTASGRVAAGRIILGVNGHLESFGVAKGRLMQLFLFATMTKELDSDARARLGGADRWGITPSDPMGTTMRRIDAGQGGHRLVTRTCAVLRPGMQAKASDLVRAEKVMRRKFDQRFPQLEGMEMAYSWAGHLCLSLNGVAVAREIDQGVFSACVQNGLGTARGTLTGIAAAEMAIGQTSEATEFFASEAEPKRLPPRPFSDLGANAVLRWREFRAREE; this is translated from the coding sequence GTGACTCGATATGTTGCGCGGCACACTCCGGTACAACGGGGTGTAGCGGCGTGGAATGCGATCCTCGGACCACAAAAATCGTCGCACCCGCTGGATCGAAATATTACTGCGGATTTTTGCATTGTCGGCGCCGGGTTCGCCGGTTTGTCTGCGGCACGGCGATTGCGCCAGTTGGCTCCGACTGCGCGTATTGTTGTGCTGGACGCCGGACGGATCGCTGACGGTGCTGCAGGGCGAAACTCCGGATTCATGATCGATCTTCCTCACGACCTTGCGTCTGAGGATTACGCTGGTGCTGGCGATGACGGCCTGGTGACTGCTCTCAATCGTCGTGCGATTTCTTTCGGTGCCGATGCGGTGACCGAATATGGCATCCAGGCAGACTATTTTGACTGCGTTGGCAAAGTGAATGGAGCAGCCAGTGCTGCAGGACACGGGCATAACGTCAGCTACGCGGCGCATTTGAAATCCTTGAACGAGCCGCACGAGATGCTTGATGCACGACAGATGGCGGAGATGACAGGGTCACATCATTACGTTTCGGGGTTGTTCACCCCCGGTACGGTTATGTTGCAACCAGCCGGATATATCCGCGGATTGGCGCGTGGCCTATGCGAGCAAGGCGTTGAAGTTTATGAAAATTCCGCGGTCTCAGCCTTTGAGAAACAAGGTTCAGATTGGATTGTTCATACGGCTTCGGGACGTGTCGCGGCGGGGCGAATTATCCTTGGTGTGAATGGTCATCTGGAGAGTTTTGGAGTGGCCAAAGGCAGGTTGATGCAACTGTTTTTGTTCGCAACGATGACCAAAGAACTCGACTCCGACGCGCGTGCGAGACTGGGCGGTGCCGACAGATGGGGCATAACTCCGTCCGATCCGATGGGCACCACAATGCGACGGATCGATGCCGGACAAGGCGGGCATCGGTTGGTGACGCGAACATGTGCGGTTTTGCGGCCAGGGATGCAGGCGAAAGCCTCGGATCTTGTTCGAGCAGAGAAGGTTATGCGGCGCAAGTTTGATCAACGTTTTCCGCAACTTGAAGGTATGGAGATGGCCTATTCCTGGGCAGGCCATCTTTGCCTGTCGCTGAACGGCGTTGCGGTGGCACGGGAAATTGATCAGGGCGTATTTTCAGCCTGCGTGCAGAATGGATTGGGAACAGCTCGCGGGACGTTGACGGGTATCGCCGCCGCAGAAATGGCGATTGGACAAACCTCCGAGGCCACGGAGTTTTTTGCCTCGGAAGCAGAACCCAAGCGCCTTCCTCCCCGACCATTCAGCGATCTGGGCGCCAATGCGGTTTTGCGCTGGAGGGAATTCAGGGCGCGGGAAGAGTAA
- a CDS encoding GntR family transcriptional regulator, with protein sequence MLEKHVSANPSSRKEALYQSLKSAVLTLALPPGSDLDETALSDEFNLSRTPLREVFRNLAGEGYLDLRENRGARVSEMSHKTLRDFFLAAPMIYGAVMRLAAVNRTDSQIQALKASQEDFRAALRSGSGTDRALANNRFHEVTGEMADNIYLLPSFQRLLIDHARISMTFYRPQDESMARNVSDAADQHDAIIAAIEARDEAACAQLAVDHWNLSRGQIELFVMPAGLDMPLGELPGARTA encoded by the coding sequence ATGCTGGAGAAACATGTGTCGGCGAATCCAAGTTCTCGTAAAGAAGCACTCTATCAGTCGCTCAAATCCGCTGTATTAACGTTGGCATTGCCACCTGGTTCGGATCTGGATGAGACAGCGCTGAGCGATGAGTTTAACCTGTCGCGAACACCGTTGCGGGAGGTGTTTCGAAACCTCGCAGGCGAAGGTTATCTGGATCTTCGAGAAAACCGCGGCGCGCGCGTCAGTGAAATGAGTCACAAGACCTTGCGCGACTTCTTTCTTGCTGCTCCGATGATTTATGGGGCTGTCATGCGGCTCGCGGCAGTCAATCGCACAGACTCTCAGATACAGGCTTTGAAAGCTTCGCAGGAAGACTTCCGCGCCGCATTGCGCAGCGGGTCGGGGACGGATCGCGCGCTCGCAAACAACAGATTTCACGAAGTCACAGGGGAGATGGCAGACAACATATATTTGTTGCCCAGCTTTCAGCGCCTTTTGATCGATCACGCCCGAATTTCGATGACTTTCTATCGTCCGCAGGATGAGAGCATGGCCCGCAATGTATCCGATGCGGCCGACCAGCACGACGCAATCATCGCGGCAATCGAAGCCCGCGACGAGGCCGCTTGTGCTCAGCTGGCGGTTGACCACTGGAACTTGTCGCGCGGGCAGATCGAACTTTTTGTGATGCCCGCAGGGCTGGATATGCCTTTGGGCGAACTGCCCGGAGCGCGTACTGCATAG
- a CDS encoding sigma-54-dependent transcriptional regulator — MTQTVRARPQDKAASEFGIGLATASVLVVDDEPGIRNFIVKILKPVVGRIEQAANTDAATRLLDANHYDIVILDNVMPGTTGLEWLSEQRKLGFFADTILITAFADMDTAIEAMRAGAVDFVLKPFRSNQILNAVARCVDRVNLRRENYLLKYELASGNAQVRSRLLGSSPEIDRIRGTLGRAAPLPTPVLLTGDTGTGKEVGARALHMMSDRAEKPFVPINCATIAGDTIEAELFGRILQDPAGRTVRQDGLFMNANGGTLYMDEIVELPLPVQASLLRVIEHQRVRPVGSSREVPLDLRFIFATNGDLDGAVEAGRFRADLYHRINVLNVQMPKLKDRIGDLKELALMFIQQISQSLGVPPLALSEGVLLHMSRYDWPGNVRELRNLIERSLIVGEWPAEFAATGSDEEVAAVDSLAAVERRHILTVLDACDGNRAEAARRLGVSRKTIDRKCAMWNE, encoded by the coding sequence ATGACGCAGACTGTACGCGCCCGCCCGCAAGACAAGGCGGCGTCGGAATTTGGAATTGGGCTGGCAACGGCCTCGGTTCTGGTTGTGGATGACGAACCGGGTATCCGCAACTTCATCGTGAAAATCCTGAAGCCCGTGGTGGGCCGAATTGAACAGGCGGCTAATACCGATGCGGCTACACGCCTTTTGGACGCCAATCACTATGACATAGTCATACTGGACAACGTGATGCCCGGTACAACTGGGCTGGAATGGTTGAGTGAACAACGCAAACTCGGCTTTTTTGCGGACACGATCCTGATCACAGCTTTTGCAGATATGGACACCGCAATCGAAGCGATGCGGGCCGGAGCCGTTGATTTCGTTCTGAAGCCGTTTCGGTCAAACCAGATTCTGAATGCGGTTGCGCGTTGTGTGGATCGAGTGAATCTGCGACGCGAGAACTATTTGCTGAAATACGAACTGGCGAGTGGCAATGCACAAGTGCGTTCCCGGTTGCTCGGGAGTTCACCGGAGATTGACCGGATTCGTGGCACATTGGGGCGGGCGGCGCCATTGCCGACACCTGTTCTTTTGACGGGCGACACAGGCACGGGGAAAGAAGTCGGCGCACGGGCACTTCATATGATGTCCGATCGGGCTGAAAAGCCGTTTGTTCCCATCAACTGCGCTACGATTGCGGGAGACACAATCGAAGCCGAACTTTTTGGTCGTATCCTGCAAGATCCTGCCGGACGCACCGTGCGTCAGGATGGTCTGTTCATGAATGCCAATGGCGGTACACTGTACATGGACGAAATTGTCGAATTGCCCTTACCGGTTCAGGCATCTCTTTTGCGGGTGATTGAACATCAGCGCGTACGTCCAGTTGGCTCATCGCGTGAAGTGCCGTTGGATCTTCGGTTCATCTTCGCGACAAACGGAGATCTTGACGGGGCAGTTGAAGCCGGTCGGTTCCGCGCGGACCTTTATCATCGGATCAATGTTCTCAACGTGCAGATGCCGAAGTTGAAAGACCGGATCGGCGATCTGAAGGAACTGGCTTTGATGTTCATTCAGCAAATTTCGCAGAGCCTCGGGGTGCCACCATTGGCGCTATCAGAAGGGGTCCTACTGCATATGTCGCGCTATGACTGGCCGGGCAATGTCCGCGAGCTTCGCAACCTGATTGAGCGTTCTTTGATCGTCGGCGAGTGGCCGGCAGAATTTGCTGCAACGGGTAGCGATGAAGAAGTCGCTGCGGTGGATAGTTTGGCAGCCGTTGAACGGCGGCATATCTTGACGGTTCTGGATGCATGCGACGGGAACCGAGCGGAGGCCGCGCGTCGGCTTGGTGTGTCACGCAAGACCATCGACCGGAAGTGCGCCATGTGGAATGAGTGA
- a CDS encoding aldehyde dehydrogenase: MDLLTKDEYAAIAADMDFPNTAYIDGAYRPAMSGKTFATRNPATGEVLTDVAACGSEDVDFAVAKAREAFDDGRWSRMHPSERKDILIRFAKLLTRNARELAVMESVDSGKPIYDCETVDIPETIHCIKWHAEAIDKMYDQIAPSSDDHVAMVVREPIGVVGLILPWNFPLLMLAWKIGPALAAGCSVVVKPAEETSLTALRVAELASEAGVPRGVLNVVPGGGADVGEPIGRHLDIDMVSFTGSTKTGKLFLSYSAESNAKEVVLEMGGKNPAIVMEDAENLDRVAQHLVNGAFWNMGENCSATSRLIVHRAVKTELLERIEHHAQHWNVGDPLDPETRVGALVSPAHFKKVSGYLKKAEDVVFGGAAGGGFVAPSLVQLPDNNHVLARDEIFGPVLGVIEVDSFDQAIEIANDTDYGLCASLFTANAKRAIRGARMLRAGTVTVNSYGEGDISTPFGGYKQSGFGGRDNSVHAHDQYTQLKTIWVDLSDDEDEAVS; this comes from the coding sequence ATGGATCTGCTGACAAAGGACGAATACGCGGCAATCGCGGCTGACATGGATTTTCCGAACACGGCGTACATCGACGGAGCTTATCGCCCGGCGATGTCCGGAAAGACGTTTGCAACACGTAATCCTGCGACGGGCGAGGTGCTCACTGACGTGGCCGCATGCGGAAGCGAAGACGTGGATTTTGCCGTCGCAAAAGCACGTGAAGCTTTTGATGACGGCCGCTGGTCGCGCATGCATCCCTCTGAACGCAAAGACATTCTTATCCGTTTTGCCAAACTTCTGACCCGCAATGCCCGAGAGTTGGCGGTGATGGAAAGCGTCGACAGTGGCAAACCAATCTATGATTGCGAAACCGTGGATATTCCCGAGACAATCCATTGCATCAAGTGGCACGCCGAAGCCATCGACAAAATGTATGACCAGATTGCGCCGAGCTCTGATGATCATGTTGCGATGGTAGTGCGCGAACCAATCGGCGTAGTCGGTTTAATTTTGCCGTGGAATTTCCCGCTTCTGATGCTGGCATGGAAAATTGGGCCTGCTCTCGCGGCGGGCTGTTCTGTGGTTGTCAAACCTGCGGAAGAGACGTCGCTGACAGCCCTTCGAGTGGCCGAGCTGGCGAGCGAGGCGGGCGTGCCGCGAGGTGTTCTGAATGTCGTACCAGGCGGTGGTGCGGATGTGGGCGAGCCCATCGGAAGGCACTTGGATATCGACATGGTGTCGTTCACCGGATCAACTAAGACCGGGAAGCTGTTCCTGAGTTACTCGGCCGAAAGCAATGCCAAGGAAGTGGTGCTCGAAATGGGCGGAAAGAACCCGGCCATTGTCATGGAGGATGCAGAAAACCTCGACCGCGTGGCACAGCATTTGGTGAACGGAGCCTTTTGGAATATGGGCGAGAATTGTTCTGCGACCTCACGTTTGATTGTGCATCGTGCTGTCAAAACCGAGTTGTTGGAGCGAATTGAACATCATGCTCAGCATTGGAATGTAGGCGATCCACTAGACCCTGAAACCAGGGTGGGTGCCTTGGTGTCTCCGGCGCATTTTAAAAAAGTCAGCGGGTATCTGAAAAAAGCTGAAGACGTTGTTTTTGGAGGAGCGGCTGGGGGCGGGTTTGTTGCGCCGTCGCTTGTTCAACTTCCTGACAATAATCATGTTTTAGCGCGCGACGAGATTTTTGGTCCAGTGCTGGGAGTGATTGAGGTCGACAGCTTTGATCAAGCGATCGAGATTGCGAATGACACGGATTATGGCCTGTGCGCCAGCCTGTTTACCGCCAATGCGAAACGGGCGATTCGTGGCGCTCGGATGCTGCGCGCGGGTACGGTCACAGTGAATTCGTACGGCGAGGGAGACATTTCGACACCGTTTGGCGGGTACAAACAATCGGGTTTTGGTGGGCGTGACAATTCAGTTCATGCCCATGACCAATATACGCAATTGAAGACAATCTGGGTCGACCTGTCCGACGACGAAGACGAGGCCGTGTCGTGA